One stretch of Carassius carassius chromosome 18, fCarCar2.1, whole genome shotgun sequence DNA includes these proteins:
- the LOC132092491 gene encoding amidophosphoribosyltransferase-like isoform X2: protein MYKSAGIVISTGKNPPTYTTLKGMGLVNTAFKAEDLLKLRNGNLGIGHTRYSTTGISELQNCQPFMVDTLHGKIAVAHNGELVNASALRKKVMRHGVGLSTSSDSEIITQLLALTPPMEELDTPDWVARIKNLMTETPTSYSLLVMYKDEIYAVRDPYGNRPLSIGRLVPISRLHSSGAEETDTEGWVVSSESCSFQSIGAKYYREVQPGEIIQISKNGVKSLSVVPRPEGDPPAFCIFEYVYFARPDSIFEGQMVYTVRQRCGQQLAIEAPTDADVVSTVPESATPAALGYAQQSGLPYVEVLCKNRYVGRTFIQPNTRLRQLGVAKKFGALTDNFAGKRVVLIDDSIVRGNTISPIIKLLKEAGATEVHIRVASPPIRFPCYMGINIPTKEELIANKPEFEDIAGYIGATSVRYLSVEGLVSAVQSGMESHGKDERISTKTTRFGLCTACLTGKYPVELEW from the exons ATGTAT AAGAGTGCTGGGATTGTCATCAGTACTGGAAAAAACCCACCAACATACACCACCCTAAAG GGCATGGGTTTAGTGAATACAGCTTTTAAAGCAGAGGATTTACTGAAACTGCGCAATGGTAACCTAGGCATCGGACACACACGTTACTCCACCACGGGCATCTCAGAGCTGCAGAACTGCCAGCCTTTTATGGTAGACACTCTGCATGGCAAGATTGCAGTAGCACACAATGGGGAACTGGTCAATGCCTCTGCACTGCGCAAGAAG GTTATGCGCCATGGCGTTGGCCTCTCCACCAGCTCAGACAGTGAAATTATTACCCAGCTCCTAGCTTTGACTCCACCCATGGAGGAGCTAGACACTCCTGATTGGGTGGCTCG TATAAAGAATCTGATGACTGAGACGCCTACTTCGTACTCACTGCTAGTGATGTATAAAGATGAGATCTATGCAGTGAGAGACCCCTATGGAAACAGGCCTCTTTCTATTGGACGTCTAGTGCCCATCTCCAGACTGCACAGCTCAG GTGCTGAAGAAACAGACACTGAAGGCTGGGTGGTCTCTTCTGAGTCCTGCAGCTTCCAGTCCATTGGAGCAAA GTATTATCGTGAAGTACAGCCCGGAGAGATCATCCAGATCTCTAAAAATGGAGTGAAGAGCCTGAGTGTTGTCCCACGGCCAGAGGGAGACCCTCCTGCCTTCTGCATATTTGAGTATGTTTACTTCGCCAGGCCAGACTCCATATTTGAAG gtcAGATGGTATATACAGTGAGGCAGCGCTGTGGACAGCAGTTGGCCATTGAGGCTCCCACTGATGCTGATGTAGTGAGCACTGTTCCAGAATCAGCCACACCTGCAGCATTAGGATATGCACAACAA TCTGGCCTTCCATATGTAGAGGTGCTGTGTAAGAACCGCTATGTGGGCAGAACATTCATTCAACCAAACACTCGCCTACGTCAGCTTGGAGTTGCCAAGAAGTTTGGGGCGTTAACTGATAACTTTGCTGGTAAACGAGTGGTGCTTATTGATGATTCGATTGTGAGGGGCAACACCATCTCCCCTATTATTAAACTGCTGAAGGAAGCGGGTGCCACAGAG GTCCACATTCGAGTTGCATCACCTCCAATCCGGTTCCCTTGCTACATGGGCATTAACATTCCTACCAAAGAGGAGCTAATTGCTAACAAACCAGAGTTTGAGGATATAGCAGGTTATATTG GTGCTACAAGTGTCCGTTATTTGTCAGTTGAAGGCCTGGTATCTGCTGTTCAGAGTGGGATGGAGTCACATGGGAAAGATGAGAGGATCAGCACGAAGACTACTAGATTTGGTCTTTGCACAGCCTGCCTCACTGGAAAATACCCAGTGGAGCTGGAGTGGTGA
- the LOC132092488 gene encoding uncharacterized protein LOC132092488 produces MSANSLYADQFKKNDDVFRNAMEAIFQKYSSLNDPGIDVCLKTMTCKTGRGSVPIDSVEGERELEALKTRVRADISMREFEDQENDQFQMDVSGITEDDLNGSSQKENGENLWHRGDSFQLSMNLNNTSDSLWGEPSQPEEEDEELEKTLSSHGSTLLDVYPSMLNQIGEAYRRQHVTDTARAVVQKYRHKHWQGGLLHRNASIKKRHNCTLNKTTEISFTSQSPVQRNISNCFKSTDKLKHLPKNKSRSSPLKNSSYEASACFYSPRRNGVDVSGVTDKCSWTDMHLTSKPARVIDFSTPAYTGSPSCSDQSPDLDQTYDVGPTFNTIPASSVLMSPRQSRADLSLIDRRGISVTSRPSSLDKDCFRDRLHSPVPSPHCGLIGVLSPSGKSSFRPGVLNMERQINSAASPKRRSPVHHLSHSEVLRSPYGAKQVPLSSPRWSVYDHPDRSLSKVEKSHFTLSNRQHSLSGPQSTCSFSELQIDAEFRKLYHHFICRGTSSPCPSSHCHLCERHMKEPSRSPSFSSSSMSALALTPLRAKLKKRRRQPEVEESLRFKRFRESRSPLKHLQLRDSYITPGMSEPSEDKHTMDRAVLLQCPSPRFLMGTGNLRRIREAKLNMSWRDAPSRVHTVEAVSPMRPFNQGTSPLSLSLSRRRLQYGLLQ; encoded by the exons ATGTCTGCAAATTCTTTATATGCAGATCAATTCAAGAAAAACGACGATGTGTTTAGAAACGCAATGGAAGCTATTTTTCAAAAG TATTCTAGTCTGAATGATCCTGGGATAGACGTCTGTCTGAAAACAATGACCTGCAAGACTGGTAGAG GTTCTGTGCCCATTGACAGTGTAGAGGGAGAACGTGAGTTGGAAGCATTAAAG ACTCGAGTTCGAGCAGACATTTCGATGAGGG AGTTTGAGGACCAGGAGAATGATCag TTTCAGATGGATGTGTCAGGGATCACTGAGGATGATCTTAATGGCTCAAGTCAAAAGGAAAACGGTGAAAATTTGT GGCACAGAGGTGATTCATTCCAGCTCTCTATGAATCTGAATAACACATCTGATTCTTTGTGGGGTGAGCCATCTCAGcctgaggaagaggatgaagaaCTGGAGAAAACACTGAGCAGCCATGGAAGTACCCTCCTGGATGTCTATCCCAGCATGCTCAACCAGATCGGCGAGGCATACCGGCGACAGCACGTGACTGATACGGCGAGGGCCGTGGTGCAGAAGTACCGTCACAAACACTGGCAAGGTGGCCTGTTGCATCGCAATGCATCCATTAAGAAGAGACACAACTGCACGCTGAACAAAACAACAGAGATCTCATTTACCAGTCAAAGTCCAGTTCAAAGAAACATTAGCAACTGTTTCAAGAGCACTGACAAACTTAAACATTTGCCTAAGAACAAATCAAGGTCTTCGCCACTCAAAAATTCATCCTATGAGGCCAGTGCCTGTTTTTACTCACCCAGGAGGAACGGCGTGGATGTGAGCGGTGTGACTGATAAGTGTTCATGGACTGATATGCATTTAACCAGTAAACCTGCGCGTGTGATTGATTTCTCCACACCTGCATATACTGGTTCTCCCTCATGTAGTGACCAATCTCCAGATCTGGATCAAACCTATGATGTTGGACCAACATTTAATACTATTCCAGCCTCATCGGTTCTTATGTCTCCACGACAGAGCAGAGCAGATCTGTCTCTTATTGACCGGAGAGGAATATCAGTCACCTCCCGACCTTCCTCATTGGATAAAGACTGTTTCAGAGACCGCCTTCACTCTCCAGTCCCCTCCCCTCACTGTGGTCTCATTGGTGTTTTATCTCCTAGTGGAAAAAGTAGCTTCAGACCTGGTGTGCTGAACATGGAAAGACAAATAAACTCAGCAGCAAGTCCAAAGCGAAGGTCTCCTGTCCACCATCTGTCCCATTCTGAGGTCCTCAGATCTCCTTATGGTGCCAAACAGGTGCCATTGTCATCACCCCGGTGGTCTGTTTACGACCACCCTGACCGAAGCTTATCCAAGGTGGAGAAATCCCATTTTACTCTCTCCAACCGTCAACACTCTCTTTCTGGCCCTCAGTCCACCTGCTCATTCAGTGAACTGCAGATTGATGCTGAGTTCAGAAAGCTGTATCACCACTTCATCTGTCGTGGAACATCATCGCCATGTCCTTCCTCCCACTGTCACCTGTGTGAGAGACACATGAAGGAGCCGTCCCGAAGCCCGAGCTTTTCCTCCTCCAGCATGTCTGCTCTCGCTCTAACTCCCCTGAGAGCCAAGCTCAAGAAACGCCGCCGTCAGCCCGAAGTGGAAGAGTCACTCCGATTCAAACGCTTCAGAGAGAGTCGTTCTCCACTTAAACATCTCCAGCTGAGAGACAGCTATATCACCCCTGGCATGTCAGAACCTTCTGAAGACAAACACACCATGGATAGAGCTGTCCTCCTACAGTGCCCCAGTCCACGGTTCCTCATGGGCACTGGAAACCTCAGAAGAATCAGGGAGGCTAAATTAAATATGTCTTGG AGAGATGCCCCAAGCAGAGTTCATACAGTGGAGG ctgTATCGCCCATGAGACCGTTTAACCAGGGTACCTCACCACTCTCTCTTAG TCTCTCCAGGAGGCGACTGCAGTATGGTCTTCTGCAGTGA
- the LOC132092491 gene encoding amidophosphoribosyltransferase-like isoform X1, whose translation MEFEESGIGEECGVFGCVSAGEWPTQLEVAQILTLGLVALQHRGQKSAGIVISTGKNPPTYTTLKGMGLVNTAFKAEDLLKLRNGNLGIGHTRYSTTGISELQNCQPFMVDTLHGKIAVAHNGELVNASALRKKVMRHGVGLSTSSDSEIITQLLALTPPMEELDTPDWVARIKNLMTETPTSYSLLVMYKDEIYAVRDPYGNRPLSIGRLVPISRLHSSGAEETDTEGWVVSSESCSFQSIGAKYYREVQPGEIIQISKNGVKSLSVVPRPEGDPPAFCIFEYVYFARPDSIFEGQMVYTVRQRCGQQLAIEAPTDADVVSTVPESATPAALGYAQQSGLPYVEVLCKNRYVGRTFIQPNTRLRQLGVAKKFGALTDNFAGKRVVLIDDSIVRGNTISPIIKLLKEAGATEVHIRVASPPIRFPCYMGINIPTKEELIANKPEFEDIAGYIGATSVRYLSVEGLVSAVQSGMESHGKDERISTKTTRFGLCTACLTGKYPVELEW comes from the exons GGGTCAGAAGAGTGCTGGGATTGTCATCAGTACTGGAAAAAACCCACCAACATACACCACCCTAAAG GGCATGGGTTTAGTGAATACAGCTTTTAAAGCAGAGGATTTACTGAAACTGCGCAATGGTAACCTAGGCATCGGACACACACGTTACTCCACCACGGGCATCTCAGAGCTGCAGAACTGCCAGCCTTTTATGGTAGACACTCTGCATGGCAAGATTGCAGTAGCACACAATGGGGAACTGGTCAATGCCTCTGCACTGCGCAAGAAG GTTATGCGCCATGGCGTTGGCCTCTCCACCAGCTCAGACAGTGAAATTATTACCCAGCTCCTAGCTTTGACTCCACCCATGGAGGAGCTAGACACTCCTGATTGGGTGGCTCG TATAAAGAATCTGATGACTGAGACGCCTACTTCGTACTCACTGCTAGTGATGTATAAAGATGAGATCTATGCAGTGAGAGACCCCTATGGAAACAGGCCTCTTTCTATTGGACGTCTAGTGCCCATCTCCAGACTGCACAGCTCAG GTGCTGAAGAAACAGACACTGAAGGCTGGGTGGTCTCTTCTGAGTCCTGCAGCTTCCAGTCCATTGGAGCAAA GTATTATCGTGAAGTACAGCCCGGAGAGATCATCCAGATCTCTAAAAATGGAGTGAAGAGCCTGAGTGTTGTCCCACGGCCAGAGGGAGACCCTCCTGCCTTCTGCATATTTGAGTATGTTTACTTCGCCAGGCCAGACTCCATATTTGAAG gtcAGATGGTATATACAGTGAGGCAGCGCTGTGGACAGCAGTTGGCCATTGAGGCTCCCACTGATGCTGATGTAGTGAGCACTGTTCCAGAATCAGCCACACCTGCAGCATTAGGATATGCACAACAA TCTGGCCTTCCATATGTAGAGGTGCTGTGTAAGAACCGCTATGTGGGCAGAACATTCATTCAACCAAACACTCGCCTACGTCAGCTTGGAGTTGCCAAGAAGTTTGGGGCGTTAACTGATAACTTTGCTGGTAAACGAGTGGTGCTTATTGATGATTCGATTGTGAGGGGCAACACCATCTCCCCTATTATTAAACTGCTGAAGGAAGCGGGTGCCACAGAG GTCCACATTCGAGTTGCATCACCTCCAATCCGGTTCCCTTGCTACATGGGCATTAACATTCCTACCAAAGAGGAGCTAATTGCTAACAAACCAGAGTTTGAGGATATAGCAGGTTATATTG GTGCTACAAGTGTCCGTTATTTGTCAGTTGAAGGCCTGGTATCTGCTGTTCAGAGTGGGATGGAGTCACATGGGAAAGATGAGAGGATCAGCACGAAGACTACTAGATTTGGTCTTTGCACAGCCTGCCTCACTGGAAAATACCCAGTGGAGCTGGAGTGGTGA
- the LOC132092487 gene encoding capping protein inhibiting regulator of actin dynamics-like: MSQENFSDKVRNIQRQIGHNIKFGQRLPSLRKSEGDEGSSDEEEMPRSPLRVLAQVENEPPETEAKENAGSHNTVDHRTPVKSPRNKRPPPPGTIESINLDAVPQSVPRLDNTAAKHKLSVKPKNQRVSRKHRIFTQEFQEEDFSEMQKQSETQKDEEVFDLPRVDYNIIHWSKEDYEPTEKSTMRRFHEEELERLELQRREQEVERKMEEQQRRIEEQRLEEEKLRRQEEDRLQKEEEERMQQEEEARKEKEEEERRREEEEQRLKSEEERKRQEEERMLKEEEERRRAEEERRQQELEAEHLRLKEEKEREQEERRRKEEEEAEQRKIQELEEKRQREEEQRLRAEERSRQEEAERKRLEENEERKWQQQEEKAGATDPEWKRKAKELRWREMEERQRPFTFKVSSGEKQILFQKVNLTPVTLSTGQQGESTAETSEGAKASSPGCTDSPTLSSSLYVPHTAILVTGAQLCGTAVNLYQIKDTACKSLLGLSEGKKAMSTPPTKSRSSPDRKSGKNKSLYESSLSVDQSNSAVLAEWASIRSKIFKGAEDGKYPEYLDQSRRPISEDLNTVPFSHSNLSKTMSASAKFSIIPARMKFTDSNRNSESFGQEDKEGVTIESPSMEIPSVQKSELPSLGTKIQSRGSKVVHIADSVEECMFAKDLPSFLVPSPPHGSPKSQRSETGSPSQAESEDLDPKDERDQKDQSGDERPSPFGIKLRRTNYSLRFHNEQSAEKRKKRYSAGDSFEGVPVPLTSTDQDSDTSTLSEKSSPVSPQLEITGFQTTTAPSKESRSKFSRNTLPLACTEADNFVPKPPFYQKPATSPKPSEGATPPPSPLPKPGRRTSGEMISLRTGQAEQIDAEQSSDQKEEVAGSVPSQKNGQGEEELKEKKSFFPSISIPWREKTDRRTELIKKEKPSLQARHSLDSSRTQEKETGPLWITLALQKQKGFREQQQTREDRKSQREAKLAEKQARDKDSAGMISPTEDKGNGSSRPLKPQTADENKRQDTLLARFERRDNLKKANTLPSSVTVEITGSTPSPPATKDVTKRFPPGDTTQVSTEPAWLVLAKRKAKAWSDCPQIIK; the protein is encoded by the exons ATGTCCCAGGAGAACTTTTCAGACAAAGTTAGGAACATTCAG AGGCAAATTGGACATAATATCAAATTTGGTCAGAGACTTCCTTCACTTAGAAAGAGTGAGGGAGATGAAGGTAGCTCAGATGAAGAAGAAATGCCACGAAGTCCACTGAGGGTTCTTGCTCAGGTGGAGAATGAGCCACCAGAGACCGAAGCCAAGGAAAAT GCTGGCAGCCACAACACGGTCGATCACAGAACTCCAGTCAAATCCCCACGCAATAAGCGCCCACCTCCCCCTGGCACAATTGAGTCCATCAATCTAGATGCTGTCCCTCAGTCTGTCCCACGCTTGGACAACACTGCTGCCAAACATAAACTGTCTGTCAAACCGAAGAACCAGAGGGTGTCACGCAAACATAGAATATTCACACAG gAGTTTCAGGAAGAGGATTTCTCTGAAATGCAAAAGCAGTCTGAAACACAAAAGGACGAAGAAGTCTTTGATTTGCCAAGAGTGGACTATAACATTATCCATTGGAGCAAAGAGGATTATGAACCCACTGAGAAATCGACAATGCGACGATTTCATGAGGAGGAGCTAGAACGCCTTGAGCTTCAGAGAAGGGAACAAGAGGTAGAGCGAAAGATGGAGGAACAACAGAGGAGAATTGAGGAGCAGAGGCTAGAAGAAGAAAAGCTGCGCAGACAGGAGGAGGATAGGCTGCaaaaggaggaagaggagaggatgCAACAAGAGGAAGAGGCAaggaaagaaaaggaagaggaagaaagaaggagagaagaggaagagcaaaGATTAAAAAGCGAGGAAGAGCGAAAGAGGCAAGAGGAGGAAAGAATGTtgaaagaggaggaggaaagaagaAGAGCAGAGGAGGAGAGAAGGCAGCAGGAACTTGAGGCAGAACATCTTCGTCtgaaagaggaaaaagaaagGGAGCAGGAGGAGAGACGgagaaaagaggaggaggaggcagaACAACGTAAGATTCAAGAGTTAGAGGAGAAACGGCAAAGAGAGGAAGAGCAACGCCTCCGTGCGGAGGAAAGAAGCCGACAAGAGGAGGCTGAGAGAAAAAGACTAGAGGAAAACGAGGAAAGAAAGTGGCAACAGCAAGAGGAGAAAGCTGGAGCTACTGACCCAGAATGGAAAAGAAAAGCAAAGGAACTGAGATGGAGAGAGATGGAGGAGAGACAGAGGCCCTTCACTTTCAAGGTCTCTTCAGGTGAGAAGCAGATACTATTCCAGAAGGTCAACCTCACTCCTGTTACTCTGTCAACTGGCCAACAGGGTGAATCAACAGCTGAAACCAGTGAGGGAGCCAAAGCTTCTTCACCAGGATGCACAGATTCACCAACTCTATCTTCATCTCTTTATGTCCCACATACTGCAATTCTTGTGACAGGAGCCCAACTTTGTGGAACTGCAGTCAATCTCTATCAGATCAAGGACACAGCCTGCAAGTCCCTACTTGGCCTTTCGGAAGGCAAAAAGGCCATGAGCACTCCTCCAACCAAAAGCAGGTCTTCACCAGATCGTAAATCTGGAAAAAACAAATCCTTATATGAGTCTTCCTTATCTGTAGACCAATCAAATTCTGCTGTCCTGGCAGAATGGGCAAGTATCCGATCCAAAATTTTTAAAGGTGCTGAGGATGGAAAATATCCTGAATACCTGGATCAGAGTCGCAGGCCGATAAGTGAGGATCTAAATACAGTGCCATTCTCTCACAGCAACCTCAGTAAAACCATGTCAGCCAGTGCTAAGTTTTCCATCATACCAGCCAGAATGAAGTTTACTGATTCCAACAGGAACTCAGAGAGTTTTGGTCAGGAAGACAAAGAAGGTGTGACAATAGAATCACCATCTATGGAAATTCCCTCTgtacaaaaatctgaattgcCCTCTTTAGGTACCAAGATCCAGAGCAGGGGAAGCAAAGTTGTCCACATTGCAGATAGTGTTGAAGAATGCATGTTTGCCAAAGACCTCCCCTCCTTCCTTGTTCCCAGTCCACCACATGGATCTCCCAAATCACAGAGATCCGAGACTGGATCCCCAAGTCAGGCAGAATCAGAAGACTTGGATCCAAAGGATGAAAGGGATCAGAAGGATCAGAGTGGTGATGAGCGGCCCTCACCTTTTGGAATCAAGTTGAGAAGAACCAACTACTCTCTTCGCTTCCACAATGAACAATCTGCAGAGAAGAGGAAGAAAAGGTACAGTGCAGGAGACAGTTTTGAAGGTGTCCCAGTGCCCCTCACCTCCACTGACCAAGATTCTGACACTTCTACACTCTCTGAAAAGTCTAGCCCTGTTTCTCCTCAGCTAGAGATTACCGGATTTCAAACCACTACAGCACCCAGTAAAGAATCTCGAAGTAAATTTAGCAGAAATACTCTTCCTTTGGCATGCACTGAAGCCGACAACTTTGTCCCCAAGCCTCCATTTTACCAAAAACCAGCTACCTCCCCCAAACCATCTGAAGGTGCCACACCTCCACCCTCTCCTCTCCCTAAACCTGGTAGAAGGACTTCAGGGGAAATGATTTCACTAAGGACAGGGCAAGCAGAACAGATAGATGCTGAGCAGAGCAGTGATCAAAAGGAAGAAGTTGCAGGATCTGTACCATCCCAGAAAAATGGACAAGGAGAGGAGGAGCTTAAAGAAAAGAAGTCATTTTTTCCATCCATCAGCATCCCATGGAGAGAAAAAACAGACCGTAGGACAGAACTAATTAAAAAAG AAAAACCCTCTCTGCAGGCCAGGCACTCTCTGGACAGCTCACGGACACAAGAGAAAGAGACAGGACCACTTTGGATCACTCTGGCACTGCAAAAACAGAAAGGCTTCAGAGAACAGCAGCAAACCCGAGAGGATAGGAAGAGCCAGAGAGAAGCTAAGCTGGCTGAGAAACAGGCTAGGGACAAAGATAGT GCTGGAATGATCAGTCCCACAGAAGATAAGGGCAATGGAAGTTCCAGACCTCTCAAGCCTCAAACAGCAGATGAGAATAAGAGACAAGACACACTCCTGGCCCGTTTTGAACGACGTGACAACTTGAAGAAAGCAAATACCTTGCCCAGCTCAGTCACag TTGAAATTACAGGCTCTACACCATCTCCGCCAGCTACAAAAGATGTGACAAAACGCTTCCCTCCTGGTGACACTACCCAGGTTTCTACCGAGCCTGCCTGGCTTGTCCTAGCAAAGCGTAAGGCCAAAGCCTGGAGCGACTGCCCACAGATCATCAAGTGA
- the LOC132092491 gene encoding amidophosphoribosyltransferase-like isoform X3, giving the protein MEFEESGIGEECGVFGCVSAGEWPTQLEVAQILTLGLVALQHRGQKSAGIVISTGKNPPTYTTLKVMRHGVGLSTSSDSEIITQLLALTPPMEELDTPDWVARIKNLMTETPTSYSLLVMYKDEIYAVRDPYGNRPLSIGRLVPISRLHSSGAEETDTEGWVVSSESCSFQSIGAKYYREVQPGEIIQISKNGVKSLSVVPRPEGDPPAFCIFEYVYFARPDSIFEGQMVYTVRQRCGQQLAIEAPTDADVVSTVPESATPAALGYAQQSGLPYVEVLCKNRYVGRTFIQPNTRLRQLGVAKKFGALTDNFAGKRVVLIDDSIVRGNTISPIIKLLKEAGATEVHIRVASPPIRFPCYMGINIPTKEELIANKPEFEDIAGYIGATSVRYLSVEGLVSAVQSGMESHGKDERISTKTTRFGLCTACLTGKYPVELEW; this is encoded by the exons GGGTCAGAAGAGTGCTGGGATTGTCATCAGTACTGGAAAAAACCCACCAACATACACCACCCTAAAG GTTATGCGCCATGGCGTTGGCCTCTCCACCAGCTCAGACAGTGAAATTATTACCCAGCTCCTAGCTTTGACTCCACCCATGGAGGAGCTAGACACTCCTGATTGGGTGGCTCG TATAAAGAATCTGATGACTGAGACGCCTACTTCGTACTCACTGCTAGTGATGTATAAAGATGAGATCTATGCAGTGAGAGACCCCTATGGAAACAGGCCTCTTTCTATTGGACGTCTAGTGCCCATCTCCAGACTGCACAGCTCAG GTGCTGAAGAAACAGACACTGAAGGCTGGGTGGTCTCTTCTGAGTCCTGCAGCTTCCAGTCCATTGGAGCAAA GTATTATCGTGAAGTACAGCCCGGAGAGATCATCCAGATCTCTAAAAATGGAGTGAAGAGCCTGAGTGTTGTCCCACGGCCAGAGGGAGACCCTCCTGCCTTCTGCATATTTGAGTATGTTTACTTCGCCAGGCCAGACTCCATATTTGAAG gtcAGATGGTATATACAGTGAGGCAGCGCTGTGGACAGCAGTTGGCCATTGAGGCTCCCACTGATGCTGATGTAGTGAGCACTGTTCCAGAATCAGCCACACCTGCAGCATTAGGATATGCACAACAA TCTGGCCTTCCATATGTAGAGGTGCTGTGTAAGAACCGCTATGTGGGCAGAACATTCATTCAACCAAACACTCGCCTACGTCAGCTTGGAGTTGCCAAGAAGTTTGGGGCGTTAACTGATAACTTTGCTGGTAAACGAGTGGTGCTTATTGATGATTCGATTGTGAGGGGCAACACCATCTCCCCTATTATTAAACTGCTGAAGGAAGCGGGTGCCACAGAG GTCCACATTCGAGTTGCATCACCTCCAATCCGGTTCCCTTGCTACATGGGCATTAACATTCCTACCAAAGAGGAGCTAATTGCTAACAAACCAGAGTTTGAGGATATAGCAGGTTATATTG GTGCTACAAGTGTCCGTTATTTGTCAGTTGAAGGCCTGGTATCTGCTGTTCAGAGTGGGATGGAGTCACATGGGAAAGATGAGAGGATCAGCACGAAGACTACTAGATTTGGTCTTTGCACAGCCTGCCTCACTGGAAAATACCCAGTGGAGCTGGAGTGGTGA